The following coding sequences are from one Nitrososphaerota archaeon window:
- a CDS encoding aspartate kinase, with the protein MKNRVIIKFGGASLSNGKKIKEAAEKIVNLPYEEIVIVVSAMGDTTNKLIETISEIGKIDDKDYAEIVSMGERISARFFSSALNFLGKKSIFLEPSQDNWPIITDSNFKNANIDIEKTKILIKKYLEPILGKTIPVICGFLGKDINGNITTLGRGGSDITALLLGNCLEANEVILVKDIEGVFSTDPKILPNARPIDKIDIHEFFSLAHGGAKIIRAEALKYKLPNQKIRIVSSSSNDFSKGGTEIIGVFNPDSFEIIMNKKLIAINIICEINSENLCKIFSILNENPIHGISTGKNSITIFTEINDLNKKIKELHDFSSFKAISYKEKIGMIQIINPIFIESPGWVARIAEALASKNINIIEVTTSKAAINVFIDEDKIEEAIELIKKSLISN; encoded by the coding sequence ATGAAAAATAGAGTAATTATTAAATTTGGTGGAGCAAGTTTATCAAATGGTAAAAAAATTAAGGAAGCTGCTGAAAAAATAGTAAATCTTCCTTATGAAGAAATAGTTATAGTTGTTTCTGCAATGGGTGATACAACTAATAAATTGATTGAAACAATTTCCGAAATAGGAAAAATTGACGATAAAGATTATGCTGAAATAGTATCTATGGGTGAAAGGATTAGTGCAAGGTTTTTCTCATCCGCTTTAAATTTTCTTGGAAAAAAATCCATTTTCTTAGAACCTTCACAAGATAATTGGCCAATAATAACAGATTCCAATTTTAAAAACGCAAATATCGATATTGAAAAAACAAAAATTTTAATTAAAAAATATTTAGAACCGATTTTAGGAAAAACAATTCCAGTTATTTGTGGATTTTTAGGAAAAGATATTAATGGAAATATAACTACTCTTGGAAGAGGAGGAAGTGATATAACAGCTCTTCTTTTAGGAAATTGTTTAGAAGCTAATGAAGTAATTCTTGTTAAAGATATTGAAGGAGTTTTTTCAACAGATCCTAAAATTCTACCTAATGCAAGACCAATAGATAAAATCGATATTCATGAATTTTTCTCTCTTGCACATGGTGGAGCAAAAATAATAAGAGCTGAAGCATTAAAATATAAACTTCCAAATCAAAAAATTAGAATAGTAAGTTCTTCTTCTAATGATTTTTCTAAAGGAGGGACTGAAATAATTGGAGTTTTTAATCCAGATTCTTTTGAAATAATTATGAATAAAAAATTAATTGCAATAAATATAATATGCGAAATAAATTCAGAAAATTTATGTAAAATTTTTTCAATTTTAAATGAAAATCCTATACATGGAATAAGTACTGGAAAAAATTCAATTACAATATTTACTGAAATAAATGATTTAAATAAAAAAATTAAAGAATTGCATGATTTTAGCTCTTTTAAAGCTATAAGTTATAAAGAGAAAATTGGAATGATACAAATAATTAATCCAATATTTATTGAATCTCCTGGTTGGGTTGCTAGAATTGCTGAAGCTTTAGCTTCAAAAAATATTAATATTATTGAAGTTACAACTAGTAAAGCTGCAATAAATGTTTTTATAGATGAAGATAAAATTGAAGAAGCTATAGAATTAATAAAAAAATCTTTAATTTCTAATTAA
- the lysA gene encoding diaminopimelate decarboxylase, translating to MFPKEILENKNGELYIENVSTIELAKKFDTPLYVISETRIRENYRRIYNALIENYEKIRIYYSAKANTNISILKILENEGAYVDTVSPGEVFLALKAGFNSEKILFTGTSVRNDELEFLLSKNITINIDSISQLNRLLKINIPKILSIRINPEIGAGHHYHCITAGKNSKFGLFEEDALKAYDIAKKFGVEKFGIHMHIGSGILSIKPYILAIEKFLKIAKKIHEKIKIDFEFINIGGGLGVPYRPNEKELNIKNFSKKILSLFKDRIKKYNLGEPIFCIEPGRYIVCDAGILLTTVNTVKHTKYKTFIGVDAGFNTLIRPVMYGSYHHIIVANKMNLKEEKVYDIVGPICESGDILAKNRKLPMIEEGDLIAILNVGAYGYSMSSQYNSRPRAAEVLVKNGKYELIRKRENFEDLLNGQSVAEWLK from the coding sequence ATGTTTCCTAAAGAAATATTAGAAAATAAAAATGGAGAATTATATATAGAAAATGTTTCAACTATAGAATTAGCTAAAAAATTTGATACTCCATTATATGTGATTAGTGAAACAAGAATTAGAGAAAATTATAGAAGAATATATAATGCATTAATTGAAAATTATGAAAAAATTAGAATATACTATTCTGCTAAAGCAAATACAAATATATCTATATTGAAAATATTAGAAAATGAAGGAGCGTATGTAGATACTGTTAGTCCTGGGGAAGTATTTTTAGCTCTTAAAGCAGGCTTTAATTCTGAAAAAATATTATTTACAGGAACAAGTGTTAGAAATGATGAATTGGAATTTTTATTAAGTAAAAATATAACTATTAATATAGATTCTATTTCTCAATTGAATAGATTGCTTAAAATTAATATTCCTAAAATATTATCTATAAGAATAAATCCAGAAATAGGAGCTGGACATCATTATCATTGTATTACTGCTGGTAAAAATTCTAAATTTGGTTTATTTGAAGAAGATGCTTTAAAAGCATATGATATTGCAAAAAAATTTGGTGTAGAAAAATTTGGAATACATATGCATATTGGTTCTGGAATACTTTCAATTAAACCATATATTTTAGCAATTGAGAAATTTTTAAAAATAGCTAAAAAAATTCATGAGAAAATAAAAATTGATTTTGAATTTATTAATATTGGTGGAGGTTTAGGAGTACCTTATAGGCCAAACGAGAAAGAATTGAATATAAAAAATTTCTCTAAAAAAATTTTATCATTATTTAAAGATAGAATTAAAAAATATAATTTAGGAGAACCTATTTTTTGCATAGAGCCTGGAAGATATATTGTTTGTGATGCTGGAATCCTTTTAACAACTGTAAATACGGTTAAACATACGAAATATAAAACATTTATTGGAGTTGATGCTGGTTTTAATACTTTAATCAGACCAGTCATGTATGGTTCATATCATCATATAATTGTTGCTAATAAAATGAATTTAAAAGAAGAAAAAGTATATGATATTGTTGGTCCTATATGTGAATCTGGAGATATATTAGCTAAAAATAGAAAACTTCCAATGATTGAAGAAGGGGATTTAATTGCAATACTTAATGTAGGAGCATATGGCTATTCCATGAGTTCGCAATATAATTCTAGACCAAGAGCAGCAGAAGTATTAGTGAAAAATGGAAAATATGAATTAATTAGGAAGAGAGAAAATTTTGAAGATTTATTGAATGGACAAAGTGTTGCAGAATGGTTAAAATAG
- the dapA gene encoding 4-hydroxy-tetrahydrodipicolinate synthase, whose translation MRLFSGCYTALITPMKKNFEIDYEGLRKLVEFQVENNVSGILAVGTTGESPTLDWEEHNKVIEKVYEFANDKCLTIAGTGSNSTKEAFEATKHAFEYGIECFLLVDPYYNGPSSIEIRKEYIEPIAKSFPDAFFIPYVIPGRTGTQLLPQDLAILHSKFQNVRAVKEATGNLENMKLTRKLCGEDFDILSGDDDMTYTMMTSPDINASGVISVTSNIAPKAVQEMTVKILNGNINEASKLYEALKPLFSIVTVKTNEDTPFGSIVCKARNPLPYKTLMNILGMPSGPCRPPLGKMTKNGIEKMLMEVRKVYENNPEILKPIEDFFDVDLSERLYNKEFLRGLYYED comes from the coding sequence ATGAGATTGTTTAGTGGATGTTATACAGCTTTAATAACTCCAATGAAGAAAAATTTTGAAATAGATTATGAAGGATTAAGAAAATTAGTTGAATTTCAAGTAGAAAATAATGTTAGTGGTATACTTGCAGTAGGAACAACTGGAGAAAGCCCAACACTTGATTGGGAAGAACATAATAAAGTTATTGAAAAAGTATATGAATTTGCTAATGATAAATGCTTAACTATTGCAGGTACGGGAAGCAATTCTACAAAAGAAGCTTTTGAAGCTACAAAGCATGCTTTTGAATATGGAATAGAATGTTTTCTATTGGTTGATCCGTATTATAATGGTCCAAGTTCAATTGAAATAAGAAAAGAATACATTGAACCTATTGCAAAAAGTTTTCCTGATGCTTTCTTTATTCCATATGTTATTCCAGGAAGAACTGGTACTCAATTATTGCCACAAGATCTTGCTATATTGCACTCAAAATTTCAAAATGTGAGAGCAGTTAAAGAAGCAACAGGCAATTTAGAAAATATGAAATTAACAAGAAAGCTTTGTGGAGAAGATTTTGACATTCTTTCAGGAGATGATGATATGACATATACTATGATGACATCACCTGATATAAATGCTAGTGGAGTAATCTCCGTTACATCAAATATTGCACCTAAAGCTGTTCAAGAAATGACTGTAAAAATTCTTAATGGAAATATTAATGAAGCTTCTAAACTTTATGAAGCTCTTAAACCATTATTTTCAATAGTTACTGTAAAAACAAATGAAGATACGCCTTTCGGCTCAATAGTTTGTAAAGCTAGAAATCCTTTACCATATAAAACTTTAATGAATATTTTAGGTATGCCATCAGGACCTTGTAGGCCACCTCTTGGAAAAATGACTAAAAATGGAATAGAAAAAATGTTAATGGAAGTAAGGAAAGTATATGAAAATAATCCTGAAATTTTAAAACCAATTGAAGATTTCTTTGATGTAGATTTAAGTGAAAGACTTTATAATAAAGAATTTTTGCGTGGTCTATATTATGAAGATTAA
- the dapB gene encoding 4-hydroxy-tetrahydrodipicolinate reductase, with protein sequence MKIKICVAGATGRMGSTLIKEAINEDFEIVGAVSSSKNPNIGKTLREIGLCDSNVKLLSPENLEEAVKNADVYVSFTNPEAEMLNIPIVANLNKKIVVGTTGFTEEQFKEIKNKIANKVPAIFSPNFSIGVNILYKIISNIALFPKGYDVSIIEIHHTGKKDAPSGTAKKICKIISDIKGYDKIIYGREGYSPRKNGEIEISSLRVGGIPGIHDIIIAGQYEMIKIEHTAFSRNVFAQGALYAVKWIYNQSIPGIYTMEDVLKY encoded by the coding sequence ATGAAGATTAAAATATGTGTTGCTGGCGCTACTGGTAGAATGGGAAGTACTCTTATTAAAGAAGCAATCAATGAAGATTTTGAAATAGTTGGTGCAGTTTCCTCTTCTAAAAATCCAAATATAGGGAAAACTTTAAGAGAAATTGGTTTATGCGATTCTAATGTTAAATTGCTTAGTCCAGAAAATTTAGAAGAAGCTGTTAAAAATGCAGATGTATATGTTTCTTTTACAAATCCAGAAGCAGAAATGTTAAATATTCCAATTGTTGCAAATCTTAATAAAAAAATTGTTGTAGGAACAACAGGTTTTACAGAAGAGCAATTTAAAGAAATAAAAAATAAAATTGCTAATAAAGTTCCAGCAATTTTTTCTCCAAATTTCTCTATTGGAGTAAACATTCTTTATAAAATTATTTCAAATATAGCTTTATTTCCTAAAGGATATGATGTAAGTATTATTGAAATTCATCATACTGGGAAAAAAGATGCTCCAAGTGGAACAGCTAAAAAAATATGTAAAATAATTTCAGATATAAAAGGATATGATAAAATTATTTATGGTAGAGAAGGATATAGTCCTAGAAAAAATGGAGAAATTGAAATTTCTTCATTAAGAGTTGGAGGGATACCAGGAATTCATGATATAATAATAGCTGGTCAATATGAAATGATAAAAATAGAACATACTGCTTTTTCAAGGAATGTTTTTGCTCAAGGTGCATTATATGCTGTTAAATGGATATACAATCAATCAATACCTGGAATATATACCATGGAAGATGTTTTAAAATATTGA
- the dapF gene encoding diaminopimelate epimerase — protein sequence MDFWKMHGLGNDYIVIDNRNEIIKESEISELARKICRRRFSIGADGLLLLYDSNIADIKMRIFNSDGSEAEMCGNGIRCVAKYCYEKKIVDKKEMNIETLSGIKKTWLTIENEKVTKVKVNMGKPIFEKSKIPMLGEGLCINEEFEIDGEKFRITCLSIGNPHCVIFVGNVKDFPIEKIGPKIENHKIFPNRINVEFVQVLNKNELLVRVWERGCGETYACGTGACASVIAGRILGKINNKAIVHLIGGDLEIEYNENVFMSGPVEKVFEGFFEW from the coding sequence ATAGATTTTTGGAAAATGCATGGTCTTGGGAATGATTATATTGTAATAGATAATAGAAATGAAATAATTAAAGAAAGTGAAATTTCAGAATTAGCTAGAAAAATTTGTAGAAGAAGATTTTCAATTGGAGCAGATGGTTTGCTTTTATTATATGATTCTAATATTGCTGATATTAAAATGAGAATTTTTAATTCTGATGGCAGTGAAGCTGAAATGTGTGGGAATGGTATTAGATGTGTAGCGAAATATTGTTATGAGAAAAAAATTGTTGATAAAAAAGAAATGAATATAGAAACTTTATCTGGAATAAAGAAAACATGGTTAACAATAGAAAATGAAAAAGTTACAAAAGTTAAAGTAAATATGGGTAAGCCAATTTTTGAAAAATCAAAAATCCCTATGCTTGGAGAAGGATTATGCATAAATGAAGAATTTGAAATTGATGGAGAAAAATTTAGAATAACTTGTTTATCTATTGGAAATCCGCATTGTGTAATATTTGTTGGCAATGTAAAAGATTTTCCTATAGAGAAAATAGGTCCAAAAATTGAAAATCATAAAATTTTTCCAAATAGAATTAATGTTGAATTCGTACAAGTATTAAATAAAAATGAATTGCTTGTCCGTGTATGGGAAAGAGGATGTGGAGAAACATATGCATGTGGCACGGGTGCATGTGCAAGTGTAATAGCTGGAAGGATATTAGGTAAAATTAATAATAAAGCAATAGTTCATTTAATAGGAGGAGATTTAGAAATAGAATATAATGAAAATGTATTCATGAGTGGTCCAGTTGAAAAAGTTTTTGAAGGCTTTTTTGAATGGTGA
- the alaXM gene encoding alanyl-tRNA editing protein AlaXM, which produces MPTELLYLYDSYQKNFKAKVIGLNGKEVILDETIFHPLTGGITNDIGFLFKNKEKYKVVDVKLDLETNNVIHILENEPNFSIGDEIEGIIDWNRRYKLMRLHTAAHIISSIMYKDYGALITGGHINENYAKDDFSLEKFDKAIFEEAIRKANEIVKKEIEVKIYFLKREEALKIPGIIKLAEKMPPEIETLRIVEIPGIDIQADGGPHVKNTKEIGEIILLKIENKGKNKKRIYYNVS; this is translated from the coding sequence ATGCCTACGGAATTATTATATCTATATGATAGTTACCAAAAAAATTTTAAAGCCAAAGTAATTGGTTTAAATGGAAAAGAAGTTATACTTGATGAAACAATTTTTCATCCATTAACTGGAGGAATAACTAATGATATTGGCTTCTTATTTAAAAATAAAGAGAAGTATAAAGTTGTGGATGTTAAACTTGATTTAGAAACAAATAATGTTATTCACATATTGGAAAATGAACCTAATTTTTCTATAGGAGATGAGATTGAAGGAATAATAGATTGGAATAGAAGATATAAATTAATGAGATTGCATACTGCTGCGCATATAATTTCTTCTATTATGTATAAAGATTATGGAGCATTAATAACTGGTGGGCATATAAATGAAAATTATGCAAAAGATGATTTTAGTTTAGAAAAATTTGATAAAGCAATATTTGAAGAAGCTATAAGAAAAGCTAATGAAATTGTAAAAAAAGAAATAGAAGTCAAAATATACTTTTTAAAAAGAGAAGAAGCATTAAAAATACCTGGAATAATTAAACTTGCAGAGAAAATGCCACCTGAAATAGAAACATTAAGAATTGTTGAAATACCTGGAATAGATATTCAAGCAGATGGAGGGCCACATGTAAAAAATACTAAAGAAATAGGTGAGATAATCCTTTTAAAAATAGAGAATAAAGGGAAAAATAAGAAAAGAATTTATTATAATGTGTCTTAA
- a CDS encoding MFS transporter, with translation MNLIENLKTKYSYLICFIAASSWSLLIPVIPIYVLFLGASQFEIGLLGGFDSIAYVFASLLSIFISRYISLKKILILSIFLSGFSCILFTFIKNPFEAILIIILRGFSAGFFWPIIEALLSKDFKIEEKKTISKFTLSWSIGAIFGSSLSGPLMEFLNLKQIFYLTGFPFIFLSLISIFLIKEERKEIKERDIVEYKEIFKLKDAWLLSLIYGFLLGIIFYLFPAYIEIIGFSQIFIGATVFSFFIFRALFFWIYQKIFMKYATEIGLVLCGLGFLNIFLIKNPILIILGNSLIGIGTSIIYSISLKMVFSNIKNEATILTGFFEAILAIGFLLGPLIGGLLAEKKLVYPYLMGFLISIFSIILLNMRRINWLGK, from the coding sequence ATGAATTTAATAGAAAACCTTAAAACAAAATACTCTTATTTAATTTGCTTTATTGCTGCTTCTTCATGGTCTTTACTTATACCAGTTATACCAATTTATGTACTTTTTTTAGGTGCTTCTCAATTTGAAATAGGACTTTTAGGTGGTTTTGACTCTATTGCTTATGTATTTGCATCTCTTTTAAGTATTTTTATTTCAAGATACATTAGCTTAAAAAAAATATTAATTTTATCAATATTTTTATCTGGTTTTTCATGCATATTATTTACTTTTATTAAAAATCCTTTTGAAGCAATATTAATAATTATTTTAAGAGGTTTTTCAGCAGGATTTTTTTGGCCTATAATTGAAGCATTACTATCTAAAGATTTTAAAATTGAAGAAAAGAAAACTATTTCAAAATTTACACTTTCGTGGAGTATTGGAGCAATTTTTGGAAGTTCTCTTTCAGGTCCTTTAATGGAATTTTTAAATTTAAAACAAATATTTTATTTAACTGGTTTTCCTTTTATTTTCTTATCACTAATATCAATTTTTTTAATTAAAGAAGAAAGAAAAGAAATCAAAGAAAGAGATATTGTAGAATATAAAGAAATTTTTAAGCTTAAGGATGCATGGCTTTTATCATTAATATATGGTTTTCTTTTAGGAATAATTTTTTATCTTTTTCCAGCTTACATAGAAATTATTGGTTTTTCACAAATATTCATAGGAGCTACTGTTTTCTCATTTTTCATTTTTAGAGCATTATTTTTTTGGATTTATCAAAAAATTTTCATGAAATATGCAACTGAAATTGGACTTGTTTTATGTGGATTAGGTTTTTTGAATATTTTTCTAATAAAAAATCCAATTTTAATTATTTTAGGAAATTCTCTTATTGGAATTGGCACAAGTATAATATATTCTATAAGTTTAAAAATGGTTTTTTCTAATATAAAAAATGAAGCTACTATTTTAACTGGTTTTTTTGAAGCAATTTTAGCTATAGGTTTTCTTTTAGGCCCTTTAATTGGAGGATTGTTAGCTGAAAAAAAATTAGTTTATCCATACTTAATGGGCTTTTTAATTTCTATTTTCTCAATCATTTTATTAAACATGAGGCGAATAAATTGGCTAGGAAAATAA
- a CDS encoding LL-diaminopimelate aminotransferase produces the protein MNIEYANRIKKLPPYIFAELEKIILEKKNKGIKIISLSIGDPDLSPPNFILEALKEEISKPENHKYSFSQGEKDFREAIANWYKKRFKVDLNPEKEIIALIGSKEGIANISRAFINPGDKVLVPDPAYPVYSQGSTILCDGIPVIIPLLEENEFKPDIWNINVENAKMMFLNYPNNPTSAIIDKKFLKEIVEFAIEKNIILCYDNAYSEITFDGYKAPSILEIENAKEIAIEFHSLSKTFNMTGDRIAFAVGNEKIIEGLRKVKSQIDSGPPKYIQKVAIKALESYKDDTPPDFLKENLSIYKERRDFLIKKLNSLGFKINPPKATFYLWLKCGCDSLSFAEKLLNVGVVVTPGIGFGKYGENYVRFSLTISINEIEEACERISKIL, from the coding sequence ATGAATATAGAATATGCTAATAGAATTAAGAAACTTCCACCATACATATTTGCTGAATTAGAAAAAATTATTTTAGAAAAGAAAAATAAAGGAATAAAAATTATTTCTTTAAGCATAGGAGATCCAGATCTCTCTCCACCAAATTTTATATTAGAAGCTCTTAAAGAAGAAATATCTAAACCAGAAAATCATAAATATTCATTTAGTCAAGGAGAAAAAGATTTTAGAGAAGCAATAGCAAATTGGTATAAAAAAAGATTTAAAGTTGATTTAAATCCAGAAAAAGAAATTATTGCATTAATTGGTTCTAAAGAAGGAATAGCGAATATTTCTAGAGCTTTTATAAATCCAGGAGACAAAGTTTTAGTTCCTGATCCTGCATACCCAGTTTATTCTCAAGGAAGTACAATATTATGTGATGGAATTCCTGTTATAATACCTTTACTTGAAGAAAATGAATTTAAACCAGATATATGGAATATTAATGTAGAAAATGCTAAAATGATGTTTTTAAATTATCCTAATAATCCAACTTCTGCAATTATAGATAAAAAATTTCTTAAAGAAATAGTAGAATTTGCAATCGAGAAAAATATTATTTTATGCTATGATAATGCATATTCTGAAATAACTTTTGATGGATATAAAGCTCCTAGTATTTTAGAAATTGAAAATGCTAAAGAAATTGCGATAGAATTTCATTCACTTTCAAAAACATTCAATATGACTGGAGATAGAATTGCTTTTGCTGTTGGAAATGAAAAAATAATAGAAGGATTAAGAAAAGTAAAATCTCAAATAGATTCAGGCCCTCCAAAATATATTCAAAAAGTAGCTATAAAAGCATTAGAAAGCTATAAAGACGATACGCCTCCAGATTTTTTAAAAGAAAATCTTAGTATATATAAAGAAAGAAGAGATTTTTTAATTAAAAAATTAAATTCATTAGGTTTTAAAATAAATCCTCCAAAAGCTACTTTTTATTTATGGCTAAAATGTGGATGCGATTCATTATCATTTGCAGAAAAACTTCTTAATGTAGGAGTGGTAGTAACACCTGGAATAGGATTTGGGAAATATGGGGAAAATTATGTAAGATTTTCTTTAACTATATCTATAAACGAAATAGAAGAAGCATGCGAAAGAATTTCTAAAATTTTATAA
- a CDS encoding HAD hydrolase-like protein, translated as MKIKLFIFDLDRTIVVLPINWIKVKKEINKKLEIKEKLTPLFPKIEKLTYNNLTLRKKIFEIIEKEEIKIVKKISYNPEIYRIFRELKNRKYKIALITFQSKKAALKILKKLKILNFFNNILTREDSINREEQIRITLNKFGFEPSKVIVIADKDEDILAAKKIGCKTIAVRNKKINSNYKIRKITELLNILNEINKKF; from the coding sequence ATGAAAATTAAATTATTTATCTTTGATTTAGATAGAACTATAGTAGTTCTTCCAATAAATTGGATTAAAGTAAAAAAAGAAATTAATAAGAAATTAGAAATTAAAGAAAAATTAACTCCATTATTTCCAAAAATTGAAAAATTAACATATAATAACCTCACATTAAGGAAGAAAATATTTGAAATTATTGAGAAAGAAGAAATTAAAATAGTTAAGAAAATTTCTTATAATCCTGAAATATATAGAATTTTTAGAGAATTAAAAAATAGAAAATATAAAATAGCTTTAATTACTTTTCAAAGTAAAAAAGCAGCATTAAAAATATTAAAAAAATTGAAAATTTTAAATTTCTTCAATAATATCTTAACAAGAGAAGATTCTATAAATAGAGAAGAACAAATAAGAATTACTTTAAATAAATTTGGTTTTGAACCTTCAAAAGTTATTGTTATAGCTGATAAAGATGAAGATATTTTAGCAGCTAAGAAAATTGGTTGTAAAACAATAGCTGTAAGAAATAAAAAAATTAATTCAAATTATAAAATAAGAAAAATCACAGAATTATTAAATATTTTAAATGAAATTAATAAAAAATTTTAA
- a CDS encoding amidohydrolase family protein, translating into MRVIDFHVHPLVKEAFEEDKNLWNAQREVFVLFTSPQPTSTLINQLKEVEVEKAVLLPIDCSSKWNYKIPSNEIVAKIVEKFPEIFIGFASIDPNKENAIEELNKSIKKLNLKGVKLNPAMQSFNPLSEKAKEIYNEINDMKLPLIVHTGMVWQSKYSIEYCNPMIWDKIAKEYTEMKIILAHFGWPWVWEAAIVAMRNENVYLDISNTFTGTCFEHMKYLLTEAIPKRVTERFLGDKIIFGSDYPRIEVPKMVLAIKNLDINEEVKAKILYENALKILKA; encoded by the coding sequence TTGAAGAAGATAAAAATTTATGGAATGCACAAAGAGAAGTTTTTGTTCTTTTTACCTCTCCGCAACCAACAAGTACTTTAATAAATCAATTAAAAGAAGTTGAAGTAGAAAAAGCAGTATTGCTTCCAATAGATTGCAGTAGTAAATGGAATTATAAAATTCCATCAAATGAAATTGTTGCAAAAATTGTAGAAAAATTTCCAGAAATCTTTATAGGATTTGCTAGCATAGACCCAAATAAAGAAAATGCGATAGAAGAATTAAATAAAAGTATTAAAAAACTTAATTTAAAAGGAGTTAAACTTAATCCAGCAATGCAATCTTTTAATCCATTATCTGAAAAAGCAAAAGAAATATATAATGAAATAAATGATATGAAATTACCTTTAATAGTTCATACTGGAATGGTTTGGCAATCAAAATATTCAATAGAATATTGTAATCCAATGATATGGGATAAAATAGCTAAAGAATATACAGAAATGAAGATTATTCTTGCTCATTTTGGTTGGCCATGGGTATGGGAAGCAGCAATAGTAGCTATGAGAAATGAGAATGTTTACTTAGATATATCAAACACATTTACTGGAACATGTTTTGAACATATGAAATATTTATTAACAGAAGCAATACCAAAAAGAGTTACTGAAAGATTTTTAGGAGATAAAATAATTTTTGGATCAGATTATCCTAGAATAGAAGTACCTAAAATGGTTTTAGCAATAAAAAATTTAGATATTAATGAAGAAGTAAAAGCAAAAATATTATATGAAAATGCCTTAAAAATATTGAAAGCATAG
- a CDS encoding AsnC family transcriptional regulator: MDEIDNKILEILKENPREKYVKIAKKIGLSEGTVRRRIKKMLENGIIKRFTIELSLETEGIVLVKTNPLKTKEIIEKIKKVSERIFEVSGDYDIAVLIQANTIDELNKKVDYIRGISGVLNTNTLIKLAS, translated from the coding sequence ATGGATGAAATAGATAATAAAATTCTTGAAATATTAAAAGAGAATCCTAGGGAAAAATATGTAAAAATAGCTAAGAAAATTGGATTAAGTGAAGGAACTGTTAGAAGAAGAATAAAGAAAATGTTAGAAAATGGAATAATAAAAAGGTTTACAATAGAATTATCTTTAGAAACTGAGGGAATAGTATTAGTAAAAACAAATCCTCTCAAAACTAAAGAAATAATAGAAAAAATAAAAAAAGTTTCAGAAAGAATTTTTGAAGTTTCTGGAGATTATGATATTGCAGTATTAATTCAAGCAAATACGATAGATGAATTAAATAAAAAAGTTGATTATATAAGAGGAATTTCAGGAGTATTGAATACGAATACTTTAATTAAATTAGCTAGTTGA